From the Perca fluviatilis chromosome 11, GENO_Pfluv_1.0, whole genome shotgun sequence genome, the window GCAACTCGTCAACCACAGTTGTGCATGTATACCGGAACCATCGTAAGATAATACCTGGCCTGTCAAACCGTACTAATTCTCAATCTTCATCATAATGGTGCCCAGTGAAGCATTCTTACACATCAAGATTAAAATGGTTTCACAGCTTTAACTTTATGCCTACTGCCCTGACATTAATACATGGGAGACGATGGCTTTGTGGACAGGGTGCAGAACCACACTGACAAACCGCTTCAAAATAAGACCAACTGCAGGCACTTGTGCATTGACTTCCGACAGCCTGATCTGGGTACACAAAAGCAATATACCCCCACCTTTATGTCAATGTTTTACATTAGCGCCCAATGTCAACTTTGTTCAAACTGCAGTGACATTCCTTCAAAGTAATTGGGCAAAGTAATGATAGGAGGTCCAAGAAGGCTGGGGTTCCAAAATGGACACTTATGCTCTGCCTCCCACCTGTTTAATAGCACCTCACCTTGATTTCAACCTGGTTGAAAGTCTTGCCATTGTACACTCCAACCATGGACCCGACCATCTCAGGCAGGATCACCATGTCCCTCAGATGGGTCTTCACCACCTCTGGTTTCTCCATGGGGGGAGCCTCTTTCTTTGCCTTGCGCAGACGCTTCAGGAGGGACTGCTGCTTGCGACGCAGGCCGCGGTTCAGCCTTCTCCTCTGGCGGGCACAGTACAGCTGCATCAGCTGCTCACTACACAGAAAAGGACAGAATCATCAATGAGGCCTCTGGCCATCTTCAAAATcctttttacatgttttgtaATATGCACAACAGTCCAGTGGCAATTGAATGTTAAATGGTCATCTCAAGTTCACTCAATTAAACCCGTTCAACTGATGAAGTAATGACTTTCCTGTTTCAGTGTAATGTCCACTCAGTGCCAGCATCTCGGTTataggtcccatattgtaaaaagtaagacttccatttcttttgattctaaagcaggtcaaggtgctatataaatactgttaaAGTATAAAAACGCTCAGTCCACAGAGAAATgacagcccgtattcagaaaaGCCAATGGGAGCTGGCCACTTTGCACTTCATTTTCACTCCTCAGAAACCTATGGGTGAGGTCACGGAGACTACGTCCATACTTCATACAGTTCATGCTTAAACGAGCCGCCAGGCCCTCCatacagttgtgatgtcacaactagaATCGGAAGAAAGTGCTGCTTGTTAGTGGTGTGCGATACTGCAATATTTTGGTATAGATctgataccaagtaaatacagggccaaTATCACCGATGCAGATGCTTTAATAATTGAGGATGAATTTTCATGACCTTTAGCCTAAGTGTTTGTGATTTTACATTTGGATTACTAATAAGTTAAAACTAAGGACAGAATTTTCATATGCTTGTATAAATTTGTCGCGTTACCACTGTATCTTACAGCATTTTTACAAATTATCTAGCTTGCCGTCGTTTCATTTTCGGCCTGAAAATATAGCCACAcagcgctcctcttcctctctgccattcttctgctCCTTCTCTgtactgcttgtgtgtgtgcgctgctgGCCGCTGCCGGCCTGGCGCAGAGGAGGAGCAAAGTGTGCCTGCACCGCGCTTTGACAGTACTTTGACAGTACCACTTTAAAGCAGCAGCACTTACAGACAGGTCGCCTCTTTGATGAATCCGCAGCGGTGCATATTGGAGAGAAACTAAAGTATCGATCTTAATACACCggtattgatcaatatcaatgttGGTATCGATATTAGGATCGATACGCCCACCACAACCGCTAGTCTTTCCCCGGCTGGAATGGCGGTACAGAGACTCCGAGAGCACAGTGTAGATGCTAAATCGGAACTGATAAACTGGTCGACCTGCGGttccagctagcatctcccagAGCACAAgcggggggggagggagggaagaacCAGAAATGCTGAACAATCACAGCAGACTGTACTTTTCAAGGGTGAGGGACTGTAGGCAAAACGGAGCATTTCAGACACTATGagaatatttttaacattaaagcatgtaaacacgTTCTGGTAGAGACcctaaatataaatatgaacctgaaaatgagcataagatgggacctttaaaactttGATCTCAGAATTTGCACATCATCCATCcaaaagtaacacaatgacagcaaGTATGACTAATTTGGTCATGAGTTTCATATACTGTCTGTAATAAAAGATCTAAAAAGGCTAAAATCCTATGAGATGGAGGACCCTGGGACAAGATCTTATGGGGGTCAATGGTCTACTTTGTATTAGTTTAGAGGTAACGTTATTTGACGTGGTTTGGTTCCCACTGATCTATGTGATTGACTGGATGTAAATCTCTCGAAATTACTCGTATTGGAACAACATCCTTTTTAGGGGCTGAGCGTGGGACTATATTGGATGGGAAGCTAAGAATTGAGACTGTTAAGCAGGGTGTATGTTCACGTACAAGTCAATCAAACTGAGAAAAGGTAATAACGTTACCGTGGCTCCAGCTGCCCACCATGCAGCATCAGCTGTTTAACCTCGGTAGTGTTTGAAACTTACTAGGACATGTCCAGAAGCTGATCCAGGTCCACACCTCTGTAGGTGAACTTCCTGAAGGTACGCTTCTTCTTGATCTCGGTGTCTGCCTGAAAGAGACATCATCCCACCTCAGTATGTAGCTTGTACACTTACACTGTCGCGCAAGTGcttaaacacaacaacaacaaaattcaATGTCACTGGTAAACATCTAGCTACGGAATCCCTGCTCGGGCGTACAATGGCATTACAATTATGTTGTAGCTATTGGTATAGACTACGTTGAACCACCGGGTTAGCTTAGCCATAGCTAAGGCTAATACagtgcctttaaaaaaaagacatttatctGAGACTCTGAGCAACGATTTTCTACTGAATGGTCAGCGAACGCGTAGAACTGTCGGATGTCATAGCTAGCTatcctaattagttattttagaGTTCGGATGCATGTAGATTGAATTTTGACAAGCTTCACAATCTGTTGAGCACCTACCATCTTGCCTGAAGTTCCGGGAGAAAAGAACGGGCAGAAGTCTCGTTAGGCCTCATATCGCGCGATTTAAGGCAAACATCCGGTGGTGTCTTCCGGCGGTAGGTCCCGCTTTGAACCAGCAGGCGGTAGTGTTGTACAATAACCTACTGTCTATGACAATAACTCCTAGTGCCCTGCACTAATAACTCCTAGTTCCCTTTATATATAAAGGGCGCTAATAACTCCAATTTCTGCTGAGCATCAACTCtctttgaggtacttgtactttgatTTAGTATTTGATGATACCTACTCCACCACATTTAAGGGAAAAATATGTAGGGTGACATCAGCTAAATTGGGCCACTTTTTGGTAAATCGTTTGGGACAATAATACAATACCATATATGCCTTTTCCATGTGTTTTTATGATTaataatgactgtttttgataattttgtgttgaaattatgtaataaaatataattatttaggCCCTACAGTTCTTGAAACATCAGCTCTGCCAACATTTGTTGCATGAGCAGTttcaggtaaaatgggccacagcttcaggtaaaatgggccagTCAAACTCCAAAGGGAAATAGTCATTTATcatcaattttaattttaaaacacaGTTGCTTATACAGCCACATAACATTTAAACTGCATTAAACAAAAATTCATATGTGCCattcaaaaacattttgggTGCAAACCCACATATTCAAATGTGCATAATAAAAAATCCATTTTGGAACAGCATAGATCAGTGAACtgtcagtggtgtgtgtgtgtgtgtgtgtgtgtgtgtgtgtgtgtgtgtgtgtgtgtgtgtgtgtgtgtgtgtgtgtgtgtgtgtgtgtgtgtgtgtgtgtgtgtgtgtgtgtgaacaacaCATTTAGAACAAAATgtgcattcacaaaaatacaaaaattcaCATTCCAAATTATTAACTGATATGTTTGTGTGAAAACTTTTCAAACACAGTCTTTGCAAATGAAACCATCGTCAGCACAGATACCATTGTCTTCACCACAGCTCTCATGAAACCAGGCAGAACATGgaacacattttaaccattcCTCAGTAGCCTTAGGGTCATTTGGGTCACCATAGTGggtgttgcagactttgcaagGTGATTTGCTTCTCTTGCTCCGCTTTTTTCCTTTCGTTCGCTTGCTGCCCGGTACCAGCTGGCTTGCTTGGCTGGATGCTTgctggatgtttttttgtttgaataTATTCAATGTGTTGCTCACTTGTTAGGTTATACGATGGTGGCGCTTCACTCTCTTTCTGATGGCCCTCTCCCTTTGCGGCATTCAGATCAAGTCATTGAATGTGACCGATCTCACAGACTGAacagaaagaaaataacaaaaagagcCTATATTATTGCAAGAAATAGAATAATTATTTGGTGTACATTTTATATGATTAGGGACtaaattgtgtgtatgtatgtgtgtgtgcgtgcgtgcgtgcatgaaTGTGCATGCGCATGTTTGCGTGAGCATGCATGTGTAACATGTCATGTAGCCTAAGTTTGAAAAGTAGTATAAAATATCACTTACTGTGGAGGTTGAAGGTCCCTCATCCTGGGAGTGGGTTTCTTCCTGTGGTGTGAACTGAttgaagaggtcattatcttcttCCGGTACATCCTCCAACACAACCTCTTCAAGCACCACCTCATCTTCTGGGAAAAAGTGCAGTGGTTCCCGAGGTAGCAGGGGTGTCAGGGAAGCAGAGGACTGAGGTCTGGCTGGCGGATCGGCAGGCGACTGACGTCTGGCTGGCGGGTGGGAGGGCTGAGGTCCAGAGAGCAGGGCTGATGGCTGGCGGGCAGAGTGGGTCAAGGTCAGCAGGGGCGACCATGGTCTAGTGGGCGGGGGTGGGAGAGACTGCAGCCTTGTGGGCGGGGATGGTAGAGTGGATGGTAGCATTCTTTCGGTGGTCTTGCTGGGGGCAAAAGTAGTCTCAGGGAGAATATCTTTATTGAGAGGGAACATCCCTGTCCCCCGGAACCCTGCCTGGGCATTTTCAATAGTGGCAGCCTTTGCCCAAGCCCTGCTGAACACCGCAAAGAACTCCATCCTTGACAGCTTCTGCCCAGCCATCATCCTTGTCCACTTCCTCCCTTCCTGGTCCCAGTGGTGCTTTAGACTCTTGAAGAGGGCCTTGTCCGCCGGTTGCAGCGCATGGGTTGTGTGGGGAGGGTAGCACATGATGTGCACATTCTTGCTTTTCAGTAGCTTAATAAATTCCAGATTATAGACGTGGCTACTGTGGCCGTCAAGGAGGAGAAGATGGGGCCTGGGGTCATCCCTGGGGAGGGACTGAATGAACATTTGACCCCATTCCAGAAAGAGGTCAGAGGTAATCCAGCCATTGTCTGAACACCTTACGCTGGTGTTCTCCGGGCATCCCTGTAGCCACTCAGAACGTAACACGTCGCCTCCCTAAAATAATTATTGTTCGACTGTATGTACCTTCTGCATTGAACGCTGCCAGACAAGTTGTTGTCTCCCCTTCTCTCCGGCACACACCTCCACACATGGCTGGCCAACCTGTCCAACAACCTTTGTCGAACTGAACGGTCCTGAAGCCCAGACTCGTCACAGTTCCATATATGTGACGGTGTGCCCTCAATACCCAGCTCGACCAAAAGGTTCTCATACTGGTTAAACCACTGGCTAACCACCTCTTTGTTAAGTCCAGCAGCCCGTGCTGCAGACAGGACCTCTGGCTTGCGCATCCCAAGCTCTGGGTTGGCTTTAGAAAGTTCTGAAACCAGTAATATCCGGCCCTTCCTGCTGTCAGGGAGAAACCAGATATGTCGTTGTTGGCTGCAAAATCAAAGGCCACTTGCTGGACACTCACGCGCCTTGTGAAGGGAAACCCCCTCTGCGCCAATGTCTTGAGGGTGGCAGCAAGCTCCCTTTCCGCCTCCTCTGGAAGGTAGGGCTTCCGCCCTGACACATGTTCACTGCCAGTCACCTTTCCGCTGATGCGTCTTTGCAGTGTGGATCGCGGCACACCCCATGCTCGTGATAAGAAGTGCACACTCACTGTAATTCCTTTCTTCACTCCCTCCCTGTATTCATCTAAGGCACCCttcatcctctcctctttccacaGATTGTAGTTGTTTGGCCTTCCTTTCCCTCCCTGTTTTATCTTTGTATCCTTTCCTCTCTGGTCCTTgctcctccttctcttttctctcgtTCTGTCTCCTCTCATTTCCTCTGCTGCATTCTCCTCACCTGTTctctcacttcctgtctcctctgcttgtttcctctctcatccttccttctcctcctcacttcctctctctttccttctccctctctctcctctccctctcggCTTCCTCGCTTCTCGTTTGATACtcactgtaaataaaatactACCATTATTACTGTTGGGGGGGGTcatggtgtgagtgtgtgtgtgtgtgtgtgtgtgtgtgtatgcacgtacatacacatacaaacacaaacacacacccttacacacaaactcactcacacacactcaaacacatgtgtatgtgtgtttgtgagtgacaCAAATGATGGCCCATTTTAGCTGAAACCATGTGGCCCATTTTACCTCAAGGGGTTAAGGTAAATTGGGCCCCCCAAAAAAGCAtcactttttcaaaaaatatgtTCATATACCAAACTAACAACATTATTTCTGATTGATGCCATCAAGACAGATATTATGCATAGTTTTTTATgggcatgttgttgtttttttacagatttatCATCCTTATAATAGTTTAGTTAGATTTGGTATGCCAGGCTACTCACCATGCAGCTTTCTGGTGCAGTCTTGATTTGAATTATTGCACTGCCCACCATAGCAACCATGAACCAATCAAATCACCTGTTACTTGTCAAGTACAGTTATGACAACAGTTTGAAATCCTTTGCAGTCATTGGCTCTAAATTCCAGAGGGGCTGGGACCCCCAAACCTTAAatggcccattttacctgatggcccattttacctgatATCACCCTATAAATATAGACATatatgtactttttactgcactggATATGAtgataaaatacaatacattgAGATTAAACTGGTGGGAAACACTCTTACACTTAACCCCTTACCTTCTTATTAGCAGTTTTACTAAACTACCGTAAGTAGTTAAAACTATCTCCACTTCATCTCCACTTTATCAAGCTACATTAAAATGCAACTTACAcactaagtacttttacttttgatacgtTATGTACATATTGCTGATAAGTTCTTAACTTTAGCTTAAGTCCAATATTGTACTATTTGCTTTAAATGATTGATCCGTGCAACTTCACCTTGAGGTAGGTGTGTATCGACCAGAATGAAGCGCAACATCTTTGGGTCATAAAGGaatttaaaggtgccgtaggtaggattgtgaagatccaggacttagccgaaaaatttgaacatcgacaacttctcactccctctcccccccctttCTTCTAGAGaccaaaactgtctcctaagcccctccccccacaagagagaatgaatgcgtgtgcatgagcagtgattgacacgcagttagacccccctacactggccctgattggtgcatctgaacagggagcggtggatttttgcaaattgccagaggagctggatttttttttaaatgacctgcttcatgtagttctactgaaacatagggtcagtttcagcaaatatgacagaaagttagttttataaggcttacctactgcacctttaaagggtcagttcacccaattGCAAAAACACAGTATTTTCTTACTTCCTCTAATCAGTATCTAGCCATTtaatgctttgttttatttaccCAGGTTTTGAGACATCTAATCTCAGAGATACACATTGCAAAACCTGGACAATTTATACCCAAACTATTGGCGTTTCTCCATTACGTACCTGCTCGCCTCGACTCGACGcactgtgcgtccgttttccattgcagattttagtagcGCCTCAGCgcggctggtcgtcatagcggcgccgcagtaaactgccatgacctaacgcgacacacacacacagagcgtcgaaggtgtgttgttgttgccgcagccagaagacacattttgtttcaaatgaagctggaggcagcaaaaaataaaaaaaataaataaaaacagctggctaaacaatttaaaaatggcgggtttgttcaggacacccccctctgtcgctttcacgtcaccttttggtatcgcctcagcttgcTTGGAACCTTGACTGAGGTGGTACCAGGGACTTTGTTTTTTCGTAatagaaaaccaaaaaaggagagtcgaggcgagtcgagcaggtaccacgtaatggaaaagcgccataagtGTATGGATGAATACCACAAGAagtcacccccccccctcctcctttaaaaatatactgtatgtttcgtAAGGAAGTATTACACAGAAGTGTGCAGTAATGTAGTAATAGTGAAACTTGTGGACTGCACTAAGCCAATACTAACTGATGGTTGTGCAGGACCTTTAATAACCAATGATCGACAGATCAATTAAATAAATCCCATCCTTTGTGCCAAACATTACATCAGTATTTTTGCAAATCAACACATGATAAGGAATACACATCTTTATTACACCGTATTCACACAAACATAgttctcaataaaaaaaataaaataaaaaaaactggcaTAAGGATTATACCACAGGAAAAAGTATAGTCAATACCAAATGTTATTCAGTCAAGGTACAAAACAACCCCCATTCAAATCACAAATATGCATAAATAATAATCTTGGAATGATCAAATATAATTGCATGATTGGTTTGCATATCAATCAATATTTCAAACTGATTCActtacacaataaaaaaaaaaaaaaaaaggagtccaGTATTCTTGCTTGGAATGTTAAAAACTTAACCTGTGCTATTGGATCCACTTCCCCCACCAGCTTTACTCCAAAGAAAACAAGCTTAACTCTAGTTGGACTGGTTATGCAAACAAGGGAATattttctcttaaaaaaaaaaaaaaaaaaaagtgaaatgaatGAGAAAAGCCAGAATATGAAAAAGGTAAGACTAGTTTGTTCTAAAATTGTCGTCTGTCCGAACAACCAAAAGTGTATCTATTGTCTGTTACTGACCAATACTGAGGGGATGAAGAGGATACTGAAGTATCAAACGCATGTACAGTCTCATTCACAGGAATTACGTTGTTATACAGATGATTCCGCAATTACAGATACAAAAGAAcagtttcttaaaaaaaaactccctaaAGGTTCCACTTTTAGTTTCATGTTGCCCTTACCAAAAAATAGGAACCTCCCTTAATGTAACTAACGAGTGAGCAAAAGAAACACTGACAAAAGAAAGAATAGTAGGGCTTTGGCACATTAAAAGAAAATCCctggaataaaaaaacactagCTAAGCCAAATAGATTGGCTTTTGTGGTcactttaaatacaaaaatcacAGGAATGCAGTTCATCATGATATGTCTAACATCGGTTTCGCACAAACAGGGCTAAGAAAACAATACTACAAAAGGATATGACCAAAACAGAAAGGTGCAACATCCTGTGGATATAAAAAATAAGCCCTTAAGGAGTTTCAGCTTTCTGCAGAACATGCCTCCTTTAGACAATCTCTCTTTCCCTTCCTcagctccctccctccctccctccctccttccttccttccttccttctagtAATCTGTTCCATCGTCTTGGTACACCTGCTCTTCCTCGTGGTAACCTTGGTAACCCTCATCGTGGAAATCTGGGAAGTCACGGGCGATTCCTGCCCCGTTTTGATCATCTGCAACCTCTCCAGCTTTAGGACAGTACTTGGCGTCATAGATCTGCCGCCCCAGGCCAAAGTTCTGGCCTTTCTGGGTGGCTCCTTGGCTGTAGCCCATCTGTAGGGACATGGTGCTGTTGTCACACTTGTCTGTGCCCAGCTTCTGGTCGTAAATGGCACGCCTTGTCCCTGGAGCCGTCATCCCAGCCTGTAGCAGAGACGggagacaaaataaataaatgagaaaaacaCTTTGTGGCCCtattaacatttatttcttcCTAGTATAGGCATTAAACCAGGGGCTTTGGCTTCAATTTTGTACAGTGCTAGGAAGAGGAGCTGCTTTGTCCCATCTTGCTATACGGTCTATGCTTCTAAACAAAAGTGCTGATTTCACTGAGCAAACGTGATAGGCCGAACCGATCATGTGACCGTCTGGCCTGGCTCAAGACAATCCAGGAGTTTGCATCTTTCTACAAGACTAAACGCTAGCGATAGACCGATTTTAATCGGCCGGCCGATATTTGCGTTTTTCCGTGTATCGGCATTGGCTGACAACATCAGCTCCAAAtatcggctcaagaaaatcgGCAGCCCGTATCGGTCATCGGTTAAGGCTGATggagagaaaaatgaaaaataaaaaataaaaaaatccatattGGTTGATAAACTACCAAATACTAGTTTACAGCAGTGGAAGGACAGTGAGGCCCGAGGCTCATTTCCACTCGAGTCTTATTTAGGATGTCATGAGAAGTCGGCAGCGTGTTGCATTACCTGGCTCGCTCCCTTGTTGGTTCCCATTTGCAGGCTGATGGTCGTGTTGTCCATCGGGGGCTGGATTTGAACTTTGGGGTCATATAAGTGCCTCCTGGTGCCATAAGCGTTCATACCACTCTGACTGGCGCACTTGTTGGTCcccatctaaaaaaaaagacagagagccACAATACATGGACGTAAGACTTACTAAACTGAAGTTCGCTTTAAACCCCATGCTGCACTTACGCCATACCAAAACAGTGGTAAAACGTTGCATAATAACAAGAATGTGAGCCGAGTGATTGCGAGGGAATCATGACACTTACGCAAACAATACTTTGAAGTTTCAGTCAGCTGTCAGAAATGACTGCCCTATACTCAAAATGAAGGCAGCGAGTCCGATTGCAAGTTGTTCTCACCGTGTCGGTAGCCCTCATGTCTACCTGACACATCTTGGCAACGgaaacatcaacaaaaacacaagccGCGGAGGCCGTGAGAACAATGGGCAGCATTTATACTGAAGTATGCCAAGCTTGACGTGGCATCGTGATAAAGTCTGGGTTCGACACATGCAGTATTGAGCTCAGCTTTCCAAGCAGGTGAAGTCCCTCACCTCTGTCAGATGTAGCCAAATGTATCAAATTAATAAGCCGCAACTGACTTTATGGAGTAATATTTCCATTTTTCCCTTTGGAAACTACAAATAAATAAG encodes:
- the rps15 gene encoding 40S ribosomal protein S15, with translation MADTEIKKKRTFRKFTYRGVDLDQLLDMSYEQLMQLYCARQRRRLNRGLRRKQQSLLKRLRKAKKEAPPMEKPEVVKTHLRDMVILPEMVGSMVGVYNGKTFNQVEIKPEMCGHYLGEFSITYKPVKHGRPGIGATHSSRFIPLK
- the LOC120567701 gene encoding uncharacterized protein LOC120567701, with amino-acid sequence MKGALDEYREGVKKGITVSVHFLSRAWGVPRSTLQRRISGKVTGSEHVSGRKPYLPEEAERELAATLKTLAQRGRKGRILLVSELSKANPELGMRKPEVLSAARAAGLNKEVVSQWFNQYENLLVELGIEGTPSHIWNCDESGLQDRSVRQRLLDRLASHGGDVLRSEWLQGCPENTSVRCSDNGWITSDLFLEWGQMFIQSLPRDDPRPHLLLLDGHSSHVYNLEFIKLLKSKNVHIMCYPPHTTHALQPADKALFKSLKHHWDQEGRKWTRMMAGQKLSRMEFFAVFSRAWAKAATIENAQAGFRGTGMFPLNKDILPETTFAPSKTTERMLPSTLPSPPTRLQSLPPPPTRPWSPLLTLTHSARQPSALLSGPQPSHPPARRQSPADPPARPQSSASLTPLLPREPLHFFPEDEVVLEEVVLEDVPEEDNDLFNQFTPQEETHSQDEGPSTSTSVRSVTFNDLI